A region of Porites lutea chromosome 13, jaPorLute2.1, whole genome shotgun sequence DNA encodes the following proteins:
- the LOC140923662 gene encoding uncharacterized protein, whose protein sequence is MERSKAEEKLFKCQQYSKQFTLKNSLRIHERIHSGERPYECKHCSKCFKDSAGLRQHKRVHMTEKPYECEHCGKCFAQSGHLQLHKTTHSEERPFECKQCGKSFKRAESLKLHKRSHTGEKPFECKECGKCFTSQSGLITHTRVHTGERPYECKQCGLCFKQAGTLNVHKRTHTGEKPCKCEYCGKSFLTTSNLRCHERIHKEVKPFECKQCGQCFTQSGSLKQHERIHTGEKPYQCKQCDKCFKDSSGLRSHERTHAERTPYKCKHCGVYCTTSGRLRQHERTHTGEKPYACQHCGKCFNDRGDLRKHEYIHTGVRPHQCQKCGKRFIQTGQLRNHERIHTGEKPFVCKHCGKCFNQGGTLWKHERSHSGEKPFQCEKCGSCFNAKGSLTIHNKNHCIFRPKKDSSNKKQISETFSCWVCQEEFKSQNLLLNHYDNHMNQG, encoded by the coding sequence ATGGAGAGGAGCAAAGCAGaagaaaaattgtttaaatGTCAACAATACAGCAAGCAGTTTACTTTGAAAAACTCTTTACGAATCCATGAACGAATCCATTCTGGAGAAaggccttatgaatgtaaacactGCAGTAAATGTTTTAAGGACAGTGCTGGTTTAAGACAGCATAAGAGAGTCCACATGACAGAGAAACCTTATGAATGTGAACACTGTGGTAAATGTTTTGCACAGTCTGGTCATTTGCAGCTTCACAAAACCACTCACAGTGAAGAAAGGCCTTTTGAATGCAAGCAATGTGGCAAGTCTTTTAAGCGCGCTGAAAGTTTGAAGTTGCACAAAAGATCTCACACTGgtgaaaagccttttgaatgcAAGGAATGTGGCAAGTGCTTTACTTCTCAGTCAGGGTTAATAACACATACTAGAGTCCACACAGGGGAAAGACCTTATGAGTGTAAACAGTGCGGCCTATGTTTTAAGCAGGCAGGTACACTGAATGTGCACAAAAGGACACACACTGGAGAAAAACCTTGCAAGTGCGAATACTGTGGTAAGAGTTTTCTCACTACCAGCAACTTACGATGCCATGAGCGGATCCACAAGGAAGTgaagccttttgaatgtaaacagtgtggccaGTGTTTTACGCAGAGTGGCAGTTTGAAACAACATGAAAGAATCCATACTGGCGAAAAACCGTACCAATGCAAACAATGTGACAAGTGTTTCAAGGACTCCAGTGGTTTGCGGTCACATGAAAGAACCCATGCTGAGAGGACACCTTATAAATGTAAACATTGTGGTGTGTATTGTACGACATCTGGACGTTTGCGTCAACATGAAAGGACTCACACTGGGGAGAAGCCTTATGCATGCCAACactgtggcaagtgttttaatgATAGAGGGGACTTGCGCAAACATGAATATATCCACACTGGAGTTAGACCTCATCAGTGCCAGAAATGTGGCAAGCGGTTTATTCAAACGGGTCAGTTGCGAAACcatgaaagaattcacactggAGAGAAACCTTTTGTGTGCAAGCACTGTGGCAAATGTTTTAATCAAGGTGGAACCCTGTGGAAACATGAAAGATCACACTCAGGAGAGAAGCCATTTCAATGTGAAAAATGTGGCAGTTGTTTTAATGCTAAAGGGAGTTTGACAATACATAACAAAAACCACTGTATATTTAGACCAAAAAAGGATTCAtccaacaaaaaacaaatctcCGAAACCTTCAGTTGCTGGGTTTGTCAGGAGGAATTTAAAAGCCAGAATCTTCTCCTAAACCATTATGATAATCAcatgaaccaaggataa
- the LOC140922290 gene encoding uncharacterized protein: MASKFSEISSEQVKAQKNRLIAARDLDESEKRMYIKGIKSQEQRMEEILVRIMNMLPEGYEKTKEKLDKEQLMAVVQGVTGFAAPIAGKDPLIIIDSAVYVMDYEINKPCLGSLDTIRGNLKKWLTFGEEYEPLEDSSDFDFDKVEVSAIPEVMKANLEISKEKLASDLVCLLDEASRPRDVAALKAEIESYFIVGGARIDMIGKVMELDNNIGTYNFDIPMLEETETGIIEAGKSQGTLSTDLRQTFTDNLLSTYKQLERSFMIKLYELQKALGFKTLWNLDDLIGSFRRIASESALGVGRLNGAVELTKELQKLSEVIDKVQVCFTKLKYTTSVHKWNFTKKYNKQMFQDLQQGFTKFSIEENEICQTCYNARLIKMYIELYGSPDSEKQDKNIPDKIHLRVRHLSGSHFLAGDNKMKTYRQPVTDFRDFKFDRFTISNEGKCRKAKQEGRSSCKAELNRNNIHMVLL, translated from the exons ATGGCgtcaaaattttcagaaatttcgtCTGAGCAGGTAAAAGCACAGAAAAACCGACTTATCGCTGCCAGAGACCTGGATGAAAGTGAGAAAAGGATGTATATTAAG GGCATCAAATCGCAAGAGCAGCGAATGGAGGAAATACTTGTGAGGATCATGAACATGTTACCCGAAGGCTATGAGAAAACCAAAGAGAAATTAGACAAGGAGCAGTTGATGGCGGTAGTCCAAGGAGTTACTGGGTTCGCGGCGCCCATAGCAGGCAAAGATCCACTTATAATTATTGATTCGGCTGTGTATGTAATGGATTACGAAATTAACAAACCCTGCCTCGGATCACTTGACACCATTCGTGGAAATCTCAAGAAATGGCTGACATTTGGAGAAGAGTACGAGCCTTTGGAGGATTCTAGTGACTTTGACTTTGATAAAGTGGAGGTCTCTGCAATTCCTGAAGTTATGAAG GCCAACCTCGAAATAAGCAAAGAAAAGTTGGCGTCTGACTTGGTTTGTCTACTGGACGAAGCTTCTCGGCCTCGGGACGTTGCTGCTCTGAAAGCGGAAATAGAGTCATACTTCATTGTTGGAGGAGCCCGCATCGACATGATAGGAAAAGTTATGGAGCTTGATAACAATATTGGAACTTACAACTTTGATATTCCAATGCTCGAAGAGACTGAAACAGGAATTATAGAAGCCGGCAAGTCGCAAG GCACATTAAGCACTGACCTCCGACAGACCTTCACGGATAATCTCCTCAGCACATACAAACAGCTGGAAAGATCATTTATGATAAAGCTTTATGAACTTCAGAAAGCCCTTGGATTCAAAACATTGTGGAATTTGGATGATTTGATTGGCTCGTTCCGGAGGATTGCCTCAGAGAGTGCACTGGGCGTCGGCCGACTCAATGGAGCGGTGGAACTCACGAAGGAACTTCAAAAGTTGTCTGAAGTTATAGACAAAGTTCAAGTATGTTTCACTAAACTGAAATATACTACAAGCGTCCATAAATGGAATTTTACTAAGAAGTACAACAAACAG ATGTTCCAAGATCTCCAGCAAGGTTTCACAAAATTCAGTATcgaggaaaatgaaatttgccaGACGTGTTACAACGCGCGACTGATAAAA aTGTACATTGAGCTCTATGGTTCGCCAGATTCTGAAAAGCAAGATAAAAATATACCTGACAAAATTCATCTGAGAGTGCGTCATCTAAGCGGATCTCACTTCCTTGCGGGTGACAACAAGATGAAGACTTACCGTCAGCCAGTTACCGATTTCAGAGATTTCAAGTTTGATCGCTTTACCATTAGTAATGAAGGGAAGTGTCGAAAAGCAAAGCAAGAGGGGAGAAGTTCTTGTAAGGCAGAATTAAATAGAAATAATATACATATGGTTCTTTTGTAG